The Bdellovibrio sp. GT3 genome contains the following window.
TGTTAATTTCGGTGTGTTTTTCACCCAGCATATTCTCCAGAATATGGAAGATGGAATCTTTGCCGTAAGAAATCAAAAGTGTGCCTTTAAGTGGGGGAGCCACCATACCAACCATTCCTGCGATTTCACCCTTAAGAACAAAGGAAGGTTCAATAAATGGCTTTCCCGGGGTTGCGTCGGTGTTTGCAATAGTCTTTAAGGTTTTAATAACCCCATCGACGAATGCATTTATAAGACGTTTGTCAAATAGTGGATTCATAGCATCCACTTTAGGTGCTGCTGACATTTTAAATACTCCTTAAATGCATTCAGTTAGGCGGCTTTTGCGCCAGCGTGTTTAGCCCAAACGCGTTCCATTTTCCCCTTCAAAGTCTGGGAATTGAATGGTTTCACCACGTAGTCGGAAACTCCGGCTTTTGCTGCTTCAAGGATGTGTTTTTGCTCGGACTCTGCAGTCACCAGCATGAAAGGCGTCGCTTTAAATCGAGGGTCTGCCTTGCAGGCTTTTAAAAGGTCG
Protein-coding sequences here:
- a CDS encoding chemotaxis protein CheX; the encoded protein is MSAAPKVDAMNPLFDKRLINAFVDGVIKTLKTIANTDATPGKPFIEPSFVLKGEIAGMVGMVAPPLKGTLLISYGKDSIFHILENMLGEKHTEINNEVQDAVGEMTNMIYGSAKTTLNQMGYNFEMAIPTVISGNFNITQADKGATLVIPFNLSNSSTFYVEITVQ